A genomic segment from Janthinobacterium sp. 64 encodes:
- a CDS encoding substrate-binding periplasmic protein: MKQASMAWLLAVALLMPALAAAVDVRIVGEHLPPSSMMEGNVVVGRETLKVRDIMARAGIAYSIELLPWKRAYAQALREPDTCIFSTSRTQEREAQFRWIGPLNEAEWILYGLAERHLTLRTLADARGLVIGTVLGDARDDYLRQHGMNVAPVTQEWLNPQKLLLGRIDLWAVGMAVGSKPFAGKEWEGKVVPLLTFNRVQTYLACNLKVPEAQVAAMQRAAAAMRRDGSMAREHHR; encoded by the coding sequence ATGAAACAAGCAAGCATGGCGTGGCTGCTGGCAGTGGCGCTGCTGATGCCGGCGCTGGCCGCGGCGGTAGACGTGCGTATCGTCGGCGAGCACTTGCCGCCATCGAGCATGATGGAAGGCAATGTCGTCGTGGGACGGGAAACGCTCAAGGTGCGCGACATCATGGCGCGCGCCGGTATCGCCTACAGTATCGAATTGCTGCCGTGGAAGCGCGCGTACGCGCAGGCGCTGCGCGAGCCTGATACCTGCATCTTTTCCACCAGCCGCACGCAGGAGCGCGAAGCGCAATTTCGCTGGATCGGCCCCCTCAACGAAGCGGAATGGATACTCTACGGCCTGGCCGAGCGGCATCTGACCTTGCGCACGCTGGCCGATGCGCGCGGCCTGGTGATCGGCACGGTGCTCGGCGACGCGCGCGACGACTACCTGCGCCAGCATGGCATGAACGTGGCGCCCGTGACGCAGGAGTGGCTCAATCCGCAAAAGCTGCTGCTGGGGCGCATCGACCTGTGGGCCGTCGGCATGGCGGTGGGCAGCAAACCATTTGCCGGCAAGGAGTGGGAGGGCAAAGTGGTGCCGCTGCTGACCTTTAACCGCGTGCAGACTTACCTGGCCTGTAACCTCAAGGTACCCGAGGCGCAGGTGGCTGCCATGCAGCGCGCCGCAGCGGCCATGCGCCGCGACGGCAGCATGGCGCGCGAGCATCATCGCTGA
- a CDS encoding GGDEF domain-containing protein encodes MHAAISESGLEPDLFTVEAAALAAARRMHADANASGAEQRRVLGELIIHYERLMRETRRLIGRSDRAERDMHLLNRQLQTLAGQLEYRATHDPLTGALNRGAVIEHASHCLAKGDMALIVLDIDLFKQVNDDFGHPAGDGVIQAVVDCLKGLLGQETAIGRVGGEEFSVVWPTSSRDEAAQIAQRICESVGRQRHAPPITRAITVSVGLSWNRAGTPFETAYSHADQALYQAKREGRNCVRQWLES; translated from the coding sequence ATGCACGCCGCCATCTCCGAGTCCGGCCTGGAACCCGACCTGTTCACCGTGGAAGCGGCGGCGCTGGCTGCCGCGCGGCGCATGCACGCCGACGCCAACGCGTCGGGCGCGGAACAGCGGCGCGTGCTCGGTGAACTGATCATCCACTACGAGCGGCTGATGCGCGAGACGCGGCGCCTGATCGGCCGCAGCGACCGCGCCGAGCGCGACATGCATTTGCTGAACCGCCAGTTGCAAACCCTGGCCGGCCAGCTCGAATACCGCGCCACGCACGACCCGCTGACGGGCGCCCTGAACCGCGGCGCCGTGATCGAGCATGCCTCGCACTGCCTGGCGAAAGGCGACATGGCGCTGATCGTGCTCGACATCGACCTGTTCAAACAGGTCAACGACGATTTTGGCCACCCGGCCGGCGACGGCGTGATCCAGGCCGTGGTCGACTGCCTGAAGGGATTATTGGGACAAGAGACGGCCATCGGCAGGGTCGGCGGTGAAGAGTTTTCCGTGGTCTGGCCCACATCTTCGCGCGACGAGGCGGCGCAAATCGCGCAGCGCATCTGCGAGAGCGTCGGCCGCCAGCGCCATGCGCCACCCATCACGCGCGCCATCACCGTCAGCGTTGGCCTGAGCTGGAACCGCGCCGGCACGCCGTTCGAGACGGCCTACAGCCATGCCGACCAAGCCCTGTACCAGGCCAAGCGCGAAGGACGCAACTGCGTGCGCCAGTGGCTGGAGAGCTGA
- the selB gene encoding selenocysteine-specific translation elongation factor, whose translation MIVGTAGHIDHGKTTLTRALTGVYTDRLKEEQARGISIELGYAYLPLADGTVLGVIDVPGHEKFIRTMASGVTGIDFALLVVAADDGIMPQTHEHLAILQLLGVTRGAVALTKIDRADGARVAQVEADIEALLAGTPLAGSPIFPTAASRDNDPGVAALLAHLTQVARSLPQRDERRLFRLGVDRVFTLSGQGTIVTGTALAGTARVGDVLQLAPGGAGARVRSIHAQNRAAETGMAGQRLALNLAGIERERIERGNWIVAPELAQCSERLDVELTLLPDAGVQLKAWSPLHVHLGAAHQLARAVMLDGETLSPGQTGRVQLVFESPMHGVPGDRFVVRNAQATQTVGGGMVLDPFGPARKRRSPARLAWLDALAAFIAQGDIAALLAQSPLGLRESLLVRLSLLPANAIALPAETRRIALRGGDALLLAPAALLALEERVLAALDVFHARAPDEAGPELWRLKRIVDAEMEDALWSHLVEGLLAQGRVLARGASLHLPTHSVELTPQEQALAEPLLAALEQGRFEPPWTRDLARGFGLAEDETRRLLRKLAKAGQISQVVHDLFYHQAALAELAQLVRTLAEKAELDEGLAPGSGAVGAATFRDASGLGRKRAIQVLEFFDRVGYTRRVGNGHLLRPQALWSYTAALPNS comes from the coding sequence ATGATCGTCGGCACGGCAGGCCATATCGACCATGGCAAGACGACGCTCACGCGCGCGCTGACGGGCGTGTACACGGACCGCCTGAAGGAAGAGCAGGCGCGCGGCATTTCGATAGAACTTGGCTACGCCTATCTGCCGCTGGCGGACGGCACGGTGCTGGGCGTGATCGACGTGCCCGGACACGAAAAATTCATCCGCACCATGGCGTCCGGCGTGACGGGCATCGACTTTGCCCTGCTGGTGGTGGCGGCCGACGACGGCATCATGCCGCAGACGCACGAGCACCTGGCCATCTTGCAGCTGCTGGGCGTGACGCGCGGCGCCGTGGCGCTGACCAAGATCGACCGCGCCGACGGCGCCCGCGTGGCGCAGGTGGAAGCGGACATCGAAGCGCTGCTGGCCGGCACGCCGCTGGCGGGCAGCCCGATCTTTCCCACGGCCGCCAGCCGCGACAACGATCCCGGCGTGGCCGCCTTGCTGGCGCACCTGACGCAAGTGGCGCGCAGCCTGCCGCAGCGCGACGAGCGGCGCTTGTTCCGCCTCGGTGTGGACCGCGTGTTCACCTTGTCGGGGCAGGGCACCATCGTCACCGGCACGGCGCTGGCGGGTACGGCGCGGGTGGGCGACGTTCTGCAGCTGGCGCCCGGCGGCGCAGGCGCGCGCGTGCGCAGCATCCATGCGCAGAACCGCGCGGCCGAGACGGGCATGGCGGGCCAGCGCCTGGCGCTGAACCTGGCCGGCATCGAGCGCGAACGCATCGAACGGGGCAACTGGATCGTCGCGCCCGAGCTGGCGCAGTGCTCCGAGCGCCTCGACGTGGAATTGACGCTCTTGCCCGACGCCGGCGTGCAATTGAAAGCTTGGTCGCCGCTGCACGTGCACCTGGGCGCGGCGCACCAGCTGGCGCGCGCCGTCATGCTCGATGGCGAGACGCTGTCGCCGGGGCAGACGGGCCGAGTACAACTGGTGTTCGAGTCTCCCATGCACGGCGTGCCGGGAGACCGCTTCGTCGTGCGCAATGCGCAAGCGACGCAGACGGTGGGCGGCGGCATGGTGCTCGACCCGTTCGGCCCCGCGCGCAAGCGGCGCAGCCCGGCCAGGCTGGCCTGGCTCGATGCGCTGGCCGCGTTCATCGCGCAGGGCGATATTGCGGCCCTGCTGGCGCAAAGCCCGCTGGGCCTGCGCGAGTCGCTGCTGGTGCGCCTGTCGCTGCTGCCGGCGAACGCCATCGCGCTGCCGGCCGAGACGCGGCGCATCGCCCTGCGCGGTGGCGACGCCCTGTTGCTGGCACCGGCGGCGCTGCTGGCGCTGGAAGAGCGCGTGCTGGCAGCATTGGACGTCTTCCATGCGCGCGCCCCCGACGAGGCGGGGCCGGAACTGTGGCGTTTGAAACGCATCGTCGACGCGGAGATGGAAGACGCCTTGTGGAGCCATCTGGTCGAAGGCTTGCTGGCGCAGGGCAGAGTGCTGGCGCGCGGCGCCAGCCTGCATCTGCCGACGCACAGCGTGGAACTGACGCCGCAGGAGCAGGCGCTGGCCGAGCCCTTGCTGGCCGCGCTGGAGCAGGGGCGCTTCGAGCCGCCGTGGACGCGCGACCTGGCGCGCGGCTTCGGCCTGGCCGAGGATGAAACGCGCAGGCTGCTGCGCAAGCTGGCCAAGGCAGGGCAGATCAGCCAGGTGGTGCACGACCTGTTTTATCACCAGGCGGCGCTGGCCGAGCTGGCGCAACTGGTGCGCACTCTGGCCGAAAAAGCGGAGCTGGACGAAGGCCTGGCGCCCGGTTCCGGCGCCGTGGGCGCGGCCACCTTCCGCGATGCCAGCGGTCTGGGCCGCAAGCGGGCGATCCAGGTCTTGGAATTCTTCGACCGCGTCGGTTATACTCGCCGTGTTGGCAATGGGCATCTATTACGCCCGCAAGCGCTATGGTCCTATACGGCAGCCTTGCCCAACAGCTAG
- the fdxH gene encoding formate dehydrogenase subunit beta — protein sequence MALQSLDIRRLSATTVTPPQARSPVTGTVAKLIDVSKCIGCKACQTACMEWNDLRDEVGENHGTYDNPTDLTPQSWTVMRFAEHENNDGNLEWLIRKDGCMHCEDPGCLKACPAPGAIVQYTNGIVDFHQENCIGCGYCVAGCPFDVPRISKKDDRAYKCTLCSDRVAVGQEPACVKTCPTGAIVFGTKEDMKVHAEERIVDLKSRGFENAGLYDPLGVGGTHVMYVLHHADKPKLYSNLPERPRISPMVGFWKGWSKPLAVAGMAATALAGLFHYTRVGPNEVSKDEEHEALEEAKRIREEQHEA from the coding sequence ATGGCACTGCAATCCTTAGATATCCGGCGCCTGTCGGCGACCACGGTGACCCCGCCGCAAGCGCGCAGCCCGGTGACGGGCACCGTGGCCAAGCTGATCGATGTGTCGAAATGCATCGGCTGCAAGGCTTGCCAGACGGCGTGCATGGAATGGAACGACTTGCGTGACGAAGTCGGCGAAAACCATGGCACCTATGACAATCCGACGGACTTGACGCCGCAATCGTGGACGGTGATGCGTTTTGCCGAACACGAAAACAACGACGGCAACCTCGAATGGCTGATCCGCAAGGATGGCTGCATGCACTGCGAGGATCCGGGCTGCCTGAAGGCCTGTCCGGCGCCGGGCGCCATCGTGCAGTACACGAACGGCATCGTGGACTTCCACCAGGAAAACTGCATCGGCTGCGGCTACTGCGTGGCCGGCTGTCCTTTCGACGTGCCCCGCATTTCGAAAAAGGACGACCGCGCCTACAAGTGCACCTTGTGCTCGGACCGCGTGGCCGTGGGCCAGGAACCGGCCTGCGTGAAAACCTGCCCGACGGGCGCCATCGTCTTCGGCACCAAGGAAGACATGAAGGTGCATGCGGAAGAGCGCATCGTCGACCTGAAGTCGCGCGGGTTCGAGAACGCGGGACTGTACGATCCGCTGGGCGTGGGCGGCACGCACGTGATGTACGTGCTGCACCATGCCGACAAGCCGAAGCTGTATTCGAACTTGCCGGAACGCCCGCGCATCAGCCCGATGGTGGGCTTCTGGAAGGGCTGGTCCAAACCGCTGGCGGTGGCCGGCATGGCCGCCACGGCCCTGGCAGGCCTGTTCCATTACACGCGTGTCGGTCCGAACGAAGTGAGCAAGGACGAAGAGCACGAAGCGCTGGAAGAGGCCAAGCGCATCCGGGAGGAACAGCATGAAGCATAG
- the fdhE gene encoding formate dehydrogenase accessory protein FdhE: MVQRILQPGEIEGLDHNAIPRLLLPQPDSLFTARAQRLRELAQGKIKGIPVDAGMQGYLVLMAALADAQAAVVGKLAPGAVPAADPDALRRAIQHRMPVLPVNGARPPVWRDIFASLLDELAATAASQPALSGGLTQVLAQLRALDAPALDACADAVLDENGDNLNPMHAPFVAAALQILWSVSASQLRAARVPDLETGTLCPVCGSHPVASVIRIGGQSQGYRYLHCGICESEWHMVRVKCSTCEQNGKIAYQGLDAADAAPFDPVAAKDDKLPNKANDPKKVARAETCDDCHTYRKVFNQEHDYNVEPLADDLASLMLDLLVGEAGYQRASGNPLLWLGKSSDQPS, encoded by the coding sequence TTGGTACAACGCATTCTTCAGCCAGGCGAAATCGAAGGCCTGGACCACAACGCGATTCCGCGCCTGCTGCTGCCGCAGCCTGACAGCCTGTTTACGGCGCGCGCACAGCGCTTGCGCGAGCTGGCGCAGGGCAAAATCAAGGGCATCCCCGTCGACGCGGGCATGCAGGGTTACCTGGTGCTGATGGCCGCGCTGGCCGATGCGCAGGCCGCCGTGGTGGGAAAACTGGCGCCCGGCGCCGTGCCCGCCGCCGACCCCGACGCGCTGCGCCGCGCCATCCAGCACCGCATGCCGGTGCTGCCCGTGAATGGCGCCCGTCCGCCCGTGTGGCGCGACATCTTTGCCAGCCTGCTCGATGAATTGGCCGCCACGGCGGCCAGCCAGCCGGCATTGTCGGGCGGACTGACCCAGGTGCTGGCCCAGCTGCGCGCGCTCGACGCGCCAGCGCTGGACGCCTGCGCCGACGCCGTGCTCGATGAAAACGGCGACAACCTCAATCCCATGCATGCGCCGTTCGTCGCCGCCGCGCTGCAGATTTTATGGTCGGTGTCGGCCAGCCAATTGCGCGCCGCGCGCGTGCCGGACCTGGAAACGGGCACCCTGTGCCCCGTCTGCGGTTCGCACCCCGTCGCCAGCGTGATCCGCATCGGCGGCCAGTCGCAAGGCTACCGCTACCTGCACTGCGGCATTTGCGAAAGCGAATGGCATATGGTGCGCGTGAAGTGCTCGACCTGCGAACAGAATGGCAAGATCGCCTACCAGGGCCTGGACGCGGCCGACGCAGCACCGTTCGACCCCGTGGCGGCCAAGGACGACAAATTGCCGAACAAGGCGAACGACCCGAAGAAAGTGGCGCGCGCGGAAACCTGCGACGATTGCCATACGTATCGAAAAGTCTTCAACCAGGAACACGATTACAACGTCGAACCGCTGGCCGACGACCTGGCCAGCCTGATGCTCGACCTGCTGGTGGGCGAAGCGGGCTACCAGCGCGCCAGCGGCAATCCGCTGCTGTGGCTGGGTAAAAGCTCGGATCAGCCGTCATGA
- a CDS encoding SpoIIE family protein phosphatase encodes MHLPRYRTSVAFDLCIPTESVQADASNFAVLELFTERRDMMSLPVTEQHKPIGLISRNIFMSQMSKPFYHEVYGKKSCIAFMDKEPLIVDGAMSIEDLTFRAVEAGEKALADGFIITDGGALAGVGFGLQLMNVVATMQAEKNRQIMHSIDYASVIQRARLRTSDAELRATLPDAHLEWQPRDVVGGDFYFFERHAGGWFAAIADCTGHGVPGAFMTLIASSALSQALRELGPRDPAALIGAVSRAIKTLLGQDGAGSDNAGHAGSNDGMDCAFLCYDDASASLRFAGAKLALYVVAPGEDSVRAIDGARMGVGYVDTPPGYCWHNETLAVPAGSLLFLTTDGLLDQIGGARDIAYGKRRMREQLLAQRDAPAGDVAAALLQDSAAWQGKQPRRDDLTFFCFRL; translated from the coding sequence TTGCATCTTCCCCGTTATCGCACGTCCGTGGCGTTTGATCTGTGCATACCCACGGAATCGGTGCAGGCCGACGCCAGCAATTTCGCCGTGCTGGAGCTGTTCACGGAACGGCGCGACATGATGAGCCTGCCAGTCACGGAGCAGCACAAGCCCATCGGCTTGATCAGCCGCAACATCTTCATGTCGCAGATGTCCAAGCCCTTTTATCACGAGGTGTACGGCAAGAAGAGCTGCATCGCCTTCATGGACAAGGAACCGCTGATCGTCGATGGCGCCATGAGCATCGAAGACCTCACCTTCCGCGCCGTGGAAGCGGGCGAAAAGGCGCTGGCCGACGGCTTCATCATCACGGACGGCGGCGCGCTGGCCGGCGTGGGCTTCGGCTTGCAGCTGATGAACGTTGTGGCCACCATGCAGGCGGAAAAGAACCGGCAAATCATGCACAGCATCGATTACGCCAGCGTGATCCAGCGTGCCCGGCTGCGCACCTCGGATGCGGAATTGCGCGCCACCCTGCCCGACGCGCACCTGGAATGGCAGCCGCGCGACGTCGTCGGCGGCGATTTTTACTTCTTCGAGCGCCACGCGGGCGGCTGGTTCGCCGCCATCGCCGACTGCACCGGCCACGGCGTGCCGGGCGCCTTCATGACCCTGATCGCCTCGTCGGCCCTGAGCCAGGCCCTGCGCGAACTGGGGCCGCGCGATCCGGCCGCCCTGATCGGCGCCGTCAGCCGCGCCATCAAGACCTTGCTGGGCCAGGACGGCGCCGGCAGCGACAACGCTGGCCACGCCGGTTCGAACGACGGCATGGATTGCGCTTTCCTGTGTTACGACGACGCCAGCGCCAGCCTGCGTTTCGCGGGGGCGAAACTGGCGCTGTACGTGGTGGCGCCGGGCGAGGACAGCGTGCGCGCCATCGACGGCGCGCGCATGGGCGTGGGCTATGTCGACACGCCGCCCGGCTACTGCTGGCACAACGAGACGCTGGCCGTACCCGCCGGCAGCCTGCTGTTCCTCACCACCGACGGCTTGCTCGACCAGATCGGCGGCGCGCGCGACATCGCCTACGGCAAGCGGCGCATGCGCGAGCAGCTGCTGGCGCAGCGCGACGCTCCCGCCGGCGACGTGGCGGCAGCGCTGCTGCAGGACAGCGCCGCCTGGCAGGGAAAACAGCCGCGCCGCGACGACCTGACCTTTTTCTGTTTCCGCCTGTAG
- a CDS encoding DUF1987 domain-containing protein has product MQLPSPLFIAATPCSPEIDFRFEQHTLSIKGESYPENAAAFYGPLIATVRAYLDACRESAITVNVSLAYFNSSSTKMLFTLFDTLNQAAIDGNQVRLNWYHDEDDDTILEFGQELQQDFTALDFCDHPVRGS; this is encoded by the coding sequence ATGCAATTACCGTCACCACTGTTCATCGCCGCGACCCCGTGTTCGCCCGAAATCGACTTCCGTTTCGAGCAGCACACCCTGTCGATCAAGGGCGAGTCATATCCGGAAAACGCGGCCGCCTTCTATGGCCCGCTGATCGCCACCGTGCGCGCCTACCTGGACGCCTGCCGCGAGAGCGCCATCACCGTCAACGTCTCGCTGGCCTACTTCAACAGCTCCAGCACGAAGATGCTGTTTACCCTGTTCGACACCCTGAACCAGGCGGCCATCGATGGCAACCAGGTGCGCCTGAACTGGTATCACGACGAAGACGACGACACCATCCTGGAGTTCGGCCAGGAGCTGCAGCAGGATTTCACGGCGCTCGATTTCTGCGACCATCCCGTGCGAGGCAGCTAG
- a CDS encoding formate dehydrogenase subunit gamma — translation MKHSEHHDGKLRDKDGNPLIERYNPNERTNHWVTAISFVMLALSGLAMFHPSMAWLANLFGGGQWTRILHPFAGLVMFVSFAILVLRFWHHNKFEDGDKQWLKQMDDVLHNREEKLPKIGKYNAGQKVLFFVLLVSMIGLLLSGIVIWRAYFAFYFPIDVVRFAALLHAGCAFAIICAIIVHIYAALWVKGSIGAMVRGTVTYGWARKHHPKWFEAVIRNTKD, via the coding sequence ATGAAGCATAGTGAACATCACGACGGCAAGCTGCGCGACAAGGATGGCAACCCCTTGATCGAACGCTACAACCCGAACGAGCGCACGAATCACTGGGTCACCGCCATCAGCTTCGTCATGCTGGCATTGTCCGGCCTGGCCATGTTCCATCCCTCGATGGCGTGGCTGGCGAACCTGTTCGGCGGCGGGCAATGGACGCGCATCCTGCATCCGTTTGCCGGCCTGGTGATGTTTGTCTCGTTCGCGATCCTCGTGCTGCGTTTCTGGCACCACAACAAGTTCGAGGACGGCGACAAGCAGTGGCTCAAACAGATGGACGACGTGCTCCACAACCGCGAGGAGAAGCTTCCGAAGATCGGCAAATACAATGCCGGCCAGAAGGTCCTGTTCTTCGTGTTGCTGGTCAGCATGATCGGCTTGCTGCTGTCGGGTATCGTGATCTGGCGCGCGTATTTTGCGTTCTACTTCCCGATCGACGTGGTGCGCTTTGCCGCCTTGCTGCATGCCGGTTGCGCGTTTGCCATCATCTGCGCCATCATCGTGCACATCTACGCGGCCCTGTGGGTCAAGGGTTCGATCGGCGCCATGGTGCGCGGCACCGTCACCTACGGCTGGGCGCGCAAGCACCATCCGAAGTGGTTTGAGGCGGTTATTCGCAATACGAAGGACTAA
- the selA gene encoding L-seryl-tRNA(Sec) selenium transferase — MTTGQTVRLPSVDRILGDAACLELIARYGRVQTLACARAVLAELRTAMLAGAGFGACGEEGASIAAIAAHMAERLHTQARPQLRAVFNLTGTVLHTNLGRALLPDAAVQAVVEALQWPMNLEFDLETGKRGDRDDLVEELLRELTGAEAATIVNNNAAAVLLMLNTLAQNKEVVVSRGELVEIGGAFRIPDVMTRAGAVLREVGSTNRTHLADYANGVNEDTALLMKVHCSNYAITGFTKSVELAELVPLAAQHAIPTAVDLGSGTLVDLAQYGLPHETTVRETIAAGADLVTFSGDKLLGGPQCGVIVGRADLIAKIKRNPLKRALRVGKLTLAALAPVLQLYRAPDLLAERLTTLRLLTRPAAAMRVQAHTLLPLLQGALGMQYVVTAEAMKSQIGSGALPVDQLPSFGLAIRSAPGSRLSNPLGMLEQRLRALPCPVIGRIGQDTLWLDLRCLEAAHETAFIAQLAELSA; from the coding sequence ATGACGACGGGGCAAACCGTGCGCCTGCCATCGGTCGACCGCATCTTGGGCGACGCGGCTTGCCTGGAACTGATCGCGCGCTATGGCCGCGTGCAAACCCTGGCCTGCGCGCGCGCCGTGCTGGCCGAACTGCGCACGGCCATGCTGGCCGGCGCAGGGTTTGGTGCATGCGGCGAGGAGGGCGCATCGATCGCCGCCATCGCCGCGCACATGGCCGAGCGGCTGCACACGCAAGCGCGCCCGCAGCTGCGCGCCGTGTTCAACCTGACGGGCACCGTGCTGCACACGAACCTGGGCCGCGCGCTGCTGCCCGACGCCGCCGTGCAAGCGGTGGTGGAAGCGCTGCAGTGGCCGATGAACCTGGAATTCGACCTGGAGACGGGCAAGCGCGGCGACCGCGACGACCTGGTCGAGGAATTGCTGCGCGAACTGACTGGGGCCGAAGCGGCCACCATCGTCAACAACAACGCGGCCGCCGTGCTGCTGATGCTCAATACCCTAGCGCAGAATAAAGAGGTCGTCGTCTCGCGCGGCGAACTCGTGGAAATCGGCGGCGCCTTCCGCATCCCCGACGTGATGACGCGCGCGGGCGCCGTGCTGCGCGAAGTGGGCAGCACCAACCGCACCCACCTGGCCGATTACGCCAATGGCGTGAATGAAGACACGGCCCTCTTGATGAAGGTCCATTGCAGCAATTACGCGATCACGGGTTTCACGAAAAGCGTGGAGCTGGCCGAACTGGTTCCGCTGGCAGCGCAACACGCCATTCCCACGGCCGTGGACCTGGGCAGCGGCACCCTGGTCGACCTGGCGCAGTATGGTCTGCCGCATGAAACGACGGTGCGCGAAACGATAGCGGCGGGCGCCGACCTGGTGACCTTCAGCGGCGACAAACTGCTCGGCGGCCCGCAGTGCGGCGTCATCGTCGGGCGCGCCGACCTGATCGCGAAGATCAAGCGCAACCCGCTGAAGCGTGCGCTGCGGGTCGGCAAGCTGACCCTGGCCGCACTGGCCCCGGTGCTGCAGCTGTACCGCGCGCCGGACTTGCTGGCCGAACGCCTGACTACCTTGCGTTTGCTGACGCGCCCTGCGGCCGCCATGCGCGTGCAGGCGCACACCCTGCTGCCGCTGCTGCAAGGCGCGCTGGGCATGCAGTACGTGGTCACGGCCGAAGCGATGAAAAGCCAGATCGGTAGCGGCGCCTTGCCCGTCGACCAGCTACCGAGCTTTGGCCTGGCCATTCGCAGCGCGCCTGGCTCGCGCCTGAGCAATCCCCTGGGAATGCTGGAACAGCGTTTGCGCGCCTTGCCATGCCCCGTGATCGGGCGCATCGGGCAAGATACCCTGTGGCTCGATCTGCGCTGCCTGGAAGCGGCGCACGAAACGGCCTTCATCGCGCAGCTGGCCGAGTTGTCCGCATGA
- a CDS encoding SiaB family protein kinase, producing the protein MLYEEFNEFWDVARKRNIIFFYVGYFSQHVVSAISETIKARLDTAGAAGPTRRRIFSSFIEMSQNIMHYSADSLTPDAQLDQQMRRGSFCIGTRGDSFFLLCANPVSTDNVAQIRARLEPLHTMTMEEIRLAYKKALREEAPADSKGAGLGFLTMARDASEPLEFEFVQDPQEPGHTIFCIKAII; encoded by the coding sequence GTGCTGTACGAAGAATTCAACGAGTTTTGGGATGTGGCACGCAAGCGCAACATCATCTTTTTTTACGTGGGCTATTTCTCGCAGCACGTGGTGAGCGCCATTTCCGAAACCATCAAGGCGCGCCTCGACACGGCCGGCGCGGCCGGCCCCACGCGGCGGCGCATCTTTTCCTCGTTCATCGAGATGTCGCAAAACATCATGCACTATTCGGCCGACAGCCTGACGCCCGATGCGCAGCTGGACCAGCAGATGCGGCGCGGCTCGTTTTGCATCGGCACGCGCGGCGACAGCTTTTTCCTGCTGTGCGCCAACCCCGTCTCGACGGACAACGTGGCGCAGATCCGCGCCCGCCTGGAGCCGCTGCACACGATGACGATGGAAGAAATCCGCCTCGCCTACAAGAAGGCCTTGCGCGAGGAAGCGCCGGCCGACAGCAAGGGCGCGGGCCTGGGTTTTCTCACCATGGCGCGCGACGCCAGCGAGCCGCTGGAATTCGAATTCGTCCAGGACCCCCAGGAGCCGGGGCACACCATCTTCTGCATCAAAGCCATCATTTGA